A genomic window from Martelella lutilitoris includes:
- the nusA gene encoding transcription termination factor NusA translates to MAVSANRLELLQIADAVAREKSIDREIVLTAMADAIQKAAKSRYGSETNIRADINPKTGEIHLQRLLEVVEEAEDYSTQIPLALALDRNPEAKLGDFIADPLPPMDFGRIAAQSAKQVIVQKVREAERDRQYDEYKDRIGEIVNGTVKRVEYGNVIVDLGRGEAIIRRDEMIPREVPRYGDRIRAYVYDVRREQRGPQIFLSRTHPQFMVKLFTMEVPEIYDGIITIKSVARDPGSRAKIAVISSDSSIDPVGACVGMRGSRVQAVVGELQGEKIDIIPWSEDPASFIVNALQPAEVAKVVLDEDAERIDVVVPDDQLSLAIGRRGQNVRLASQLTGWDIDIMTENEESERRQKEFNERSQLFMDALDVDEMVGQVLASEGFAAIEELAYVELDEISSIEGFDEETAEEIQMRAKEFLERQEAELDEKRRELGVSDDLRQIDGMTLAMMVALGEDDIKTMEDFAGCAADDLVGWTERQNGQTKRFEGTLSGFDLSRVEAENMVVQARLAVGWINEEDLAVAEEASEDEDGLAEDGVAEEGVVEEAASSDDEAGKSA, encoded by the coding sequence ATGGCAGTAAGTGCGAACCGGCTGGAACTGTTGCAGATCGCCGATGCGGTGGCGCGTGAAAAATCGATCGATCGCGAGATCGTCCTGACCGCCATGGCCGACGCCATCCAGAAGGCGGCCAAGTCGCGTTACGGATCGGAGACCAATATCCGCGCCGACATCAATCCCAAGACCGGCGAGATCCATCTTCAGCGCCTGCTCGAAGTGGTCGAGGAAGCCGAGGATTACAGCACGCAGATCCCGCTGGCGCTGGCGCTTGACCGAAACCCGGAAGCCAAGCTCGGCGATTTCATCGCCGACCCGCTGCCGCCGATGGATTTCGGTCGCATCGCCGCCCAGTCGGCCAAGCAGGTGATCGTCCAGAAGGTGCGCGAGGCCGAGCGCGACCGCCAGTACGACGAATACAAGGACCGCATCGGCGAGATCGTCAACGGCACGGTCAAGCGCGTCGAATATGGCAATGTCATCGTCGATCTCGGCCGTGGCGAAGCCATTATCCGCCGCGATGAGATGATCCCGCGCGAAGTGCCGCGCTACGGCGACCGCATCCGCGCCTATGTCTATGATGTGCGCCGCGAGCAGCGCGGGCCGCAGATCTTCCTGTCGCGCACCCATCCGCAGTTCATGGTCAAGCTCTTCACCATGGAAGTGCCGGAAATCTATGACGGCATCATCACCATCAAGTCGGTTGCCCGTGATCCGGGTTCGCGCGCCAAGATCGCCGTGATCTCGTCGGATTCGTCGATCGACCCGGTCGGCGCCTGCGTCGGCATGCGCGGCAGCCGCGTCCAGGCCGTTGTCGGCGAACTGCAGGGCGAGAAGATCGACATCATTCCGTGGTCGGAGGATCCGGCCTCCTTCATCGTCAACGCGCTGCAGCCGGCCGAAGTCGCCAAGGTGGTGCTGGACGAGGACGCCGAGCGCATTGACGTTGTTGTTCCGGACGACCAGCTGTCGCTGGCGATCGGCCGTCGCGGCCAGAATGTCCGTCTCGCCTCGCAACTGACGGGCTGGGACATCGACATCATGACGGAGAACGAGGAATCCGAACGCCGTCAGAAGGAATTCAACGAACGGTCGCAGCTGTTCATGGATGCGCTGGACGTTGACGAGATGGTCGGACAGGTTCTGGCGTCCGAAGGCTTTGCGGCCATCGAGGAACTCGCTTATGTCGAGCTTGACGAAATTTCCTCGATCGAGGGCTTCGACGAGGAGACGGCGGAAGAAATCCAGATGCGCGCCAAGGAATTCCTCGAGCGCCAGGAAGCCGAACTTGACGAGAAGCGCCGCGAACTCGGCGTTTCCGACGACCTGCGCCAGATCGACGGCATGACGCTGGCGATGATGGTCGCGCTTGGCGAGGACGATATCAAGACGATGGAAGACTTCGCCGGTTGCGCCGCTGACGATCTTGTCGGCTGGACCGAGCGTCAGAACGGCCAGACCAAGCGTTTCGAAGGCACGCTCTCGGGCTTTGACCTGTCGCGGGTGGAAGCCGAGAACATGGTCGTGCAGGCGCGTCTGGCTGTTGGCTGGATCAACGAGGAAGACCTCGCGGTTGCCGAAGAGGCGAGCGAGGACGAGGACGGCCTGGCGGAAGACGGCGTTGCCGAGGAAGGCGTCGTCGAAGAGGCCGCTTCGTCCGATGACGAAGCCGGCAAGAGCGCGTAA
- a CDS encoding undecaprenyl-diphosphate phosphatase gives MDIGWIEAAFLGLLQGLTEFLPISSSAHLRIAGEFLPSGADPGAAFTAITQIGTETAVLVYFWSDIMRIASAWLAKNLKLGDYPGRHSPADVRMGWLIIIGSVPIVVLGLLFKDQIEHSLRNLYITATMLIVFGLIMGYADKVGAKKVTLDKLSWRDGILYGFAQAMALIPGVSRSGGTISAGLLLGYTREAAARYSFLLAVPAVFGSGFYQLFKSIGEDNPVGWGATALATLIAFVVGYAVIVFFLKLVSTRNYMPFVYYRVILGGALLVLLAMGVISPGG, from the coding sequence ATGGATATCGGTTGGATCGAAGCCGCCTTTCTCGGCCTGTTGCAGGGCCTCACGGAATTTCTTCCCATTTCCTCAAGCGCGCATCTGCGCATTGCCGGCGAGTTCCTGCCTTCGGGCGCTGATCCCGGCGCGGCGTTTACGGCGATCACCCAGATCGGCACGGAAACGGCGGTTCTCGTCTATTTCTGGTCCGACATCATGCGCATCGCCAGCGCCTGGCTGGCCAAGAACCTGAAGCTCGGCGACTATCCCGGACGCCATTCTCCGGCAGACGTGCGCATGGGCTGGCTGATCATCATCGGCTCGGTCCCAATCGTCGTTCTCGGCCTGCTCTTCAAGGACCAGATCGAGCATTCGCTGCGCAACCTCTATATCACCGCCACCATGCTGATCGTCTTCGGCCTGATCATGGGCTATGCCGACAAGGTGGGCGCCAAGAAGGTCACGCTCGACAAGCTGTCCTGGCGCGACGGCATTCTCTACGGTTTTGCCCAGGCCATGGCGCTGATTCCCGGCGTCTCGCGCTCGGGCGGCACGATCAGCGCTGGCCTGCTGCTCGGCTACACCCGCGAGGCGGCGGCCCGCTATTCCTTCCTGCTCGCTGTGCCGGCCGTGTTCGGTTCCGGCTTCTATCAGCTTTTCAAGAGCATCGGCGAGGACAATCCGGTCGGCTGGGGCGCGACAGCGCTTGCGACCCTGATTGCCTTCGTCGTCGGCTATGCGGTGATCGTGTTCTTCCTCAAGCTCGTTTCCACCCGCAATTACATGCCCTTCGTCTATTATCGCGTGATCCTCGGCGGCGCGCTTCTCGTGCTTCTGGCGATGGGCGTGATCAGTCCCGGCGGTTAG
- a CDS encoding RNA-binding protein, with translation MNDRTCIVTRKTGGPDDLIRFVAGPDGQVVPDLKRELPGRGCWVTAERWAVDKAVAKGFYARALKQKVVAPADLGATVDMLMARQLAGMMNMARKAGEFVAGSAKVDLAVRSGVALATFHAADAAADGRRKLDQARKAFWLQMEAEGPIPAFVPFGAAEIDTLLHENAFKHAAALAGKAGEGVVKRAMMLQRYRAAPGTEGKAAMTNK, from the coding sequence ATGAACGATCGGACCTGCATCGTGACCCGCAAGACCGGCGGACCGGATGATCTGATCCGCTTCGTCGCCGGTCCCGACGGCCAGGTGGTTCCCGATCTGAAACGTGAACTGCCGGGCAGGGGGTGCTGGGTAACGGCCGAGCGCTGGGCGGTCGACAAGGCCGTGGCCAAGGGGTTTTATGCCCGGGCGCTCAAGCAGAAGGTCGTTGCGCCGGCCGATCTCGGCGCAACCGTCGACATGTTGATGGCGCGCCAGCTTGCGGGTATGATGAACATGGCCCGCAAGGCGGGCGAGTTCGTCGCTGGGTCGGCCAAGGTCGATCTTGCGGTGAGAAGCGGCGTGGCTCTTGCCACCTTTCATGCCGCCGATGCCGCCGCCGATGGCAGGCGCAAGCTTGACCAGGCCCGCAAGGCTTTCTGGCTTCAGATGGAGGCCGAAGGGCCGATTCCGGCGTTTGTCCCTTTCGGGGCAGCGGAAATCGACACTCTTTTGCATGAGAATGCGTTTAAACATGCCGCGGCGCTTGCGGGAAAGGCCGGAGAAGGTGTAGTGAAGCGCGCGATGATGCTTCAAAGGTACCGGGCCGCTCCCGGAACTGAAGGAAAAGCCGCGATGACGAACAAATGA
- a CDS encoding MFS transporter codes for MQPAPDPKSLFAPFSHPTFRYIWLASVASNLGSMIQNVGAAWMMTSISASESMVALVQASTTLPVMLFALLAGAIADGFDRRRVILSAQAFMFTVSVLLAIVAISGLITPWLLLAFTFLIGCGNALNNPSWQASVGDMVPRSDLPGAVTLNSVGFNITRSLGPAIGGTIVAIGGGAAAFTVNAFSYLGLLTVVYRWKFRRPESPLPREKMTTAIGAGLRYVVMSPNILKVLLRAFIFGLASVSVLALLPVVARDVIAGGPQTFGIMLGAFGIGAIGGAFANAHARARLSNEAIVAVSFLIFAASAVAIGLSTSLVLDCLALLFAGACWVLTLSLFNTVVQLTTPRWVVGRALSLYQTASFGGMALGSWLWGQVAENYSITLAFVAAAGVMALGAAIGLFLKMPALESLNLDPLNRFQTPETKVDMLARSGPIVVETRFIISPDDTEEFLRLMIERRRIRKRDGARKWALMRDIADPEVWIETYHAPTWVDYVRHNQRRTVADAENLDRIRELHRGEGRPEVRRMIERQAIPPRDEVFNRPYHMHHQHH; via the coding sequence ATGCAGCCCGCGCCAGACCCGAAATCACTCTTCGCGCCCTTTTCCCATCCGACCTTCCGCTATATCTGGCTCGCCTCGGTTGCCTCCAATCTCGGCAGCATGATCCAGAATGTCGGCGCGGCGTGGATGATGACGTCGATTTCCGCTTCGGAAAGCATGGTGGCCCTGGTGCAGGCGTCAACAACGTTGCCGGTGATGCTGTTTGCGCTTCTGGCCGGCGCGATCGCCGACGGCTTCGACCGCCGCAGGGTGATTCTCTCGGCCCAGGCATTCATGTTCACGGTTTCCGTGCTCCTGGCGATCGTCGCCATCAGCGGACTGATCACGCCGTGGCTGCTTCTGGCGTTCACCTTCCTCATCGGCTGCGGCAACGCGCTCAACAACCCCTCCTGGCAGGCCTCCGTCGGCGATATGGTGCCGCGTTCGGACCTGCCCGGCGCGGTCACGCTCAACTCCGTCGGCTTCAATATTACCCGCAGCCTCGGCCCGGCCATCGGCGGCACCATCGTGGCCATCGGCGGCGGGGCGGCCGCCTTCACGGTCAACGCCTTTTCCTATCTCGGCCTTCTCACCGTCGTCTACCGATGGAAATTCCGCCGCCCGGAAAGCCCGTTGCCGCGCGAGAAGATGACGACGGCCATCGGCGCGGGCCTGCGCTATGTCGTGATGTCGCCGAACATCCTGAAAGTGTTGCTGCGCGCCTTTATCTTTGGCCTTGCCTCGGTTTCGGTGCTGGCGCTTCTGCCGGTCGTGGCGCGTGACGTGATCGCCGGCGGACCGCAGACCTTCGGCATCATGCTCGGCGCCTTCGGCATCGGCGCGATCGGCGGCGCCTTTGCCAACGCGCATGCCCGCGCCCGCCTTTCAAACGAGGCGATCGTCGCCGTCTCCTTTCTGATCTTCGCGGCAAGCGCCGTCGCGATCGGCCTGTCGACCTCGCTCGTGCTCGATTGTCTCGCCCTGCTTTTCGCGGGGGCCTGCTGGGTCCTCACGCTTTCGCTGTTCAACACGGTGGTGCAGCTCACAACCCCGCGCTGGGTGGTCGGCCGGGCGCTGTCCCTCTACCAGACCGCCTCCTTCGGCGGCATGGCGCTTGGCAGCTGGCTCTGGGGCCAGGTGGCCGAGAACTATTCGATCACGCTTGCCTTCGTCGCCGCCGCCGGCGTGATGGCGCTTGGCGCGGCGATCGGCCTGTTCCTGAAGATGCCCGCGCTTGAAAGCCTCAATCTAGACCCTCTGAACCGATTCCAGACGCCCGAAACCAAGGTCGACATGCTGGCCCGCAGCGGTCCCATCGTGGTCGAGACCCGCTTTATCATCAGCCCGGACGACACGGAGGAGTTTCTGCGACTGATGATCGAGCGGCGCCGCATCCGCAAGCGCGACGGCGCGCGCAAATGGGCGCTGATGCGCGATATCGCCGATCCGGAGGTGTGGATCGAGACCTACCACGCACCGACCTGGGTGGATTACGTGCGCCACAACCAGCGCCGCACCGTCGCCGACGCCGAAAACCTGGACCGCATCCGCGAACTGCATCGTGGCGAGGGAAGGCCGGAAGTCCGCCGCATGATCGAGCGGCAGGCGATCCCGCCGCGCGACGAGGTGTTCAACCGCCCCTACCACATGCATCACCAGCATCACTGA
- the rimP gene encoding ribosome maturation factor RimP → MADKAREERLIVETGIDKKIADMIEPVLEDIGFKLVRVRLSGQNGLTLQIMAERFDGTMTVEDCEEVSQAVSPVLDVEDPINRAYHLEVSSPGIDRPMVRKSDFYRWKGHLVKCETSVLVNDRKRFRGRIIEADVDGITLLRDGVAYGEPPEVTIPFTALSDAKLVLTDELIREALRADKLAKQKAANENDDEEDVADGDDN, encoded by the coding sequence ATGGCGGACAAAGCAAGAGAAGAGCGGCTGATCGTGGAAACGGGCATCGACAAGAAGATCGCCGACATGATCGAGCCCGTTCTGGAAGATATCGGCTTCAAGCTCGTGCGCGTCAGGCTTTCCGGCCAGAACGGACTGACGCTGCAGATCATGGCCGAGCGTTTCGACGGCACCATGACGGTGGAGGATTGCGAGGAGGTCTCGCAGGCCGTTTCGCCGGTGCTCGATGTGGAAGACCCGATTAACCGGGCCTACCATCTGGAAGTGTCCTCGCCGGGCATCGACCGGCCGATGGTGCGCAAATCAGATTTCTACCGCTGGAAGGGTCACCTCGTGAAGTGCGAGACGTCGGTTCTCGTCAACGACCGCAAGCGCTTCCGCGGCCGCATCATCGAAGCCGATGTCGATGGCATCACGCTTCTGCGCGACGGCGTTGCCTACGGCGAGCCGCCCGAGGTGACCATTCCCTTCACCGCGCTCTCGGATGCCAAGCTGGTGCTGACCGACGAACTGATCCGTGAGGCGCTGAGGGCCGACAAGCTCGCCAAGCAGAAGGCGGCGAACGAAAACGACGACGAGGAAGATGTCGCCGACGGCGACGACAATTAA
- a CDS encoding DUF805 domain-containing protein yields the protein MTETGYIGREHRNVGFGEALRLGFSNYALFRGRSSRGAFWFWVLGTAIVSVILSGIDYVLFGSSQPGFLGGIWSLAILVPNIAVAARRLHDVNHSGWWLLLVFTGIGILLLLFWYVQPGQAQTNDFGPDVEAGKG from the coding sequence ATGACAGAGACAGGTTATATCGGCAGAGAGCACCGCAATGTGGGTTTCGGTGAGGCTCTCCGACTTGGTTTCAGCAATTACGCATTGTTTCGCGGGCGGTCATCACGCGGCGCCTTCTGGTTCTGGGTGCTCGGGACCGCGATCGTCAGCGTGATTTTGTCCGGCATCGACTATGTCCTTTTCGGCAGTTCGCAGCCGGGCTTTCTTGGCGGTATCTGGAGCCTTGCCATCCTGGTGCCGAATATTGCGGTTGCCGCGCGCCGTCTGCATGATGTCAACCACAGTGGCTGGTGGCTGCTTCTTGTCTTCACCGGCATCGGCATCCTGCTGCTGCTTTTCTGGTACGTCCAGCCGGGACAGGCGCAGACCAATGATTTCGGTCCCGATGTCGAAGCCGGGAAGGGCTGA
- a CDS encoding ClbS/DfsB family four-helix bundle protein, with protein MVAATNKTELLAVFDGELARLRQTLASVDEQTSTLSSPEDTTTIKGIIAHRTHWMGMFHQWFEDGVAGREVSVPAKGYKWNQLKAYNAPLYLKGNDTPWADLLREFETACKKLRSFIASREDHDLYAQGVYA; from the coding sequence ATGGTAGCAGCGACGAACAAAACCGAATTGCTGGCCGTCTTCGACGGGGAACTGGCGCGATTGAGGCAGACACTTGCGTCAGTTGACGAACAGACCTCAACCTTGTCGTCTCCTGAAGACACGACCACGATCAAAGGCATCATCGCGCACCGCACCCATTGGATGGGCATGTTCCACCAATGGTTCGAAGACGGCGTTGCCGGACGGGAGGTATCCGTGCCGGCAAAGGGCTACAAGTGGAACCAGCTCAAGGCCTATAACGCACCGCTTTATCTGAAGGGCAACGATACGCCGTGGGCAGATTTACTCCGTGAGTTTGAAACCGCCTGCAAGAAGCTGCGGTCCTTCATTGCCTCCCGGGAAGATCATGACCTCTACGCGCAAGGCGTTTATGCCTGA
- a CDS encoding lytic murein transglycosylase — protein sequence MSRFRLLNAVRVVCALAAFMLAFAAGAGVSSVANAYDRGQVDRQFRNWLATDMRSAALRSGVSANVYDRVTQGLSINWSLPDLVPPGTTPPQKRAQTQPEFSEPGPYFSENNLNYLAVKGRQLYNQYKPVLDQIEARYGVPGRIVLAIWGREMGYGAAEEKYDILQVLGTKAFMTGSRQQMFQREFIAALQIIQSGAAPLDKRKASWAGAFGQPQLMPSNFQNYAVDFDGDGVIDVWDSVPDSLATIAKHLASDGWERGRDWGYEAVIPDNVSCAQEGPDNARPISAWVKQGIDRVQGKSFPADELREPGLMLVPQGRYGPEFIVTPNFYVLKKYNNSDLYALFVGNLADRIQYGMGAFVQPWQRTGTLLRSDVAAMQKKLMGMGYDTGGADGLVGYKTRRSIGDWQMRNRVSQTCWPTPELKNELLR from the coding sequence ATGTCCAGGTTCCGACTGCTCAATGCCGTCCGCGTCGTGTGTGCGCTTGCCGCCTTCATGCTTGCCTTCGCGGCGGGCGCGGGGGTTTCCAGCGTCGCCAACGCCTATGACCGCGGCCAGGTCGACCGCCAGTTCCGGAACTGGCTGGCGACCGACATGCGCAGCGCCGCCCTGCGTTCGGGCGTCTCGGCAAATGTCTATGACCGCGTCACGCAAGGCCTTTCGATCAACTGGTCGCTCCCCGATCTCGTGCCGCCGGGCACGACTCCGCCGCAAAAGCGCGCGCAGACCCAGCCGGAATTCTCCGAGCCGGGACCTTATTTCTCCGAAAACAATCTGAACTATCTCGCCGTCAAGGGACGTCAGCTTTACAACCAGTACAAGCCGGTTCTCGATCAGATCGAGGCGCGCTACGGCGTGCCGGGACGCATCGTGCTCGCCATCTGGGGGCGGGAAATGGGCTACGGCGCGGCGGAGGAAAAATACGACATTCTCCAGGTGCTCGGCACCAAGGCGTTCATGACCGGCTCGCGCCAGCAGATGTTCCAGCGCGAGTTCATCGCTGCACTCCAGATCATCCAGAGCGGCGCCGCCCCCCTCGACAAGCGCAAGGCCTCCTGGGCCGGCGCTTTCGGCCAGCCGCAGCTGATGCCGTCGAACTTCCAGAACTATGCGGTCGATTTTGACGGCGACGGCGTCATCGACGTCTGGGACTCGGTGCCGGATTCGCTTGCGACCATCGCCAAGCATCTGGCAAGCGACGGTTGGGAGCGCGGCCGTGACTGGGGCTATGAGGCCGTCATTCCCGACAATGTCTCCTGTGCGCAGGAAGGGCCGGACAATGCCCGGCCGATCTCGGCCTGGGTCAAGCAGGGCATCGACCGCGTCCAGGGAAAGAGCTTTCCGGCGGACGAATTGCGCGAACCCGGCCTGATGCTGGTGCCGCAGGGCCGCTACGGGCCGGAATTCATCGTCACGCCGAATTTCTACGTGCTGAAGAAATACAACAATTCCGATCTCTACGCCCTCTTCGTCGGCAACCTCGCAGACCGCATCCAGTATGGCATGGGCGCTTTCGTTCAGCCCTGGCAGCGCACCGGCACGCTTCTGCGCTCCGATGTCGCGGCCATGCAGAAGAAGCTGATGGGCATGGGCTACGACACCGGCGGCGCCGACGGCCTCGTCGGCTACAAGACCCGCCGCTCCATCGGCGACTGGCAGATGCGCAACCGTGTGAGCCAGACCTGCTGGCCGACGCCTGAGCTGAAGAACGAATTGCTGCGGTAA
- a CDS encoding glutathione S-transferase family protein produces MSTLYHHPMSAASRFIRLVIGEYAFDVDLIEERPWEKRKAFLTANPAGTLPVYVDDNMRALCGPFVIAEFMDETHGVLQRERRLLAEEPFQRAEIRRLTEWFLLKLEQDVTYPLCRERVYKLQMGSEHGGGAPDSRILRAARANIRQHMKYLAWLAGNRGWLAGKRMSYADLSAGGAISALDYLGEINWDEAPAAKEWYQRLKSRPAFRALLADRVRGVVPVSHYADLDF; encoded by the coding sequence ATGTCTACGCTCTACCATCACCCCATGTCCGCCGCATCGCGTTTCATTCGCCTGGTCATCGGCGAATATGCTTTCGACGTTGACCTGATCGAGGAACGGCCCTGGGAGAAACGCAAGGCCTTTCTCACCGCCAATCCGGCCGGAACGCTTCCGGTCTATGTCGACGACAATATGCGTGCGCTCTGCGGCCCCTTCGTCATCGCCGAATTCATGGACGAGACCCATGGCGTGCTGCAGCGCGAGCGCCGGCTTCTTGCCGAGGAACCCTTCCAGCGCGCCGAGATCCGCCGGCTGACCGAATGGTTCCTGTTGAAACTGGAACAGGACGTAACCTACCCGCTCTGCCGCGAACGGGTCTACAAGCTGCAGATGGGAAGCGAGCACGGCGGGGGCGCGCCCGATTCGCGCATCCTGCGGGCTGCGCGCGCCAATATCCGCCAGCATATGAAATATCTTGCCTGGCTTGCCGGCAACCGCGGCTGGCTTGCGGGCAAGCGCATGAGCTATGCCGACCTTTCCGCCGGCGGCGCCATTTCGGCCCTCGACTATCTGGGCGAAATCAACTGGGACGAGGCGCCCGCGGCCAAGGAATGGTACCAGCGGCTGAAATCACGGCCCGCCTTCCGCGCGTTGCTGGCCGACCGCGTGCGCGGAGTCGTGCCGGTTTCCCATTACGCCGATCTGGATTTTTGA